A single region of the Streptomyces caelestis genome encodes:
- the hisD gene encoding histidinol dehydrogenase: MISRIDLRGDALPEGPALRDLLPRAEFDVQAALEKVRPICEDVHHRGDAALIDFAERFDGVRLDQVRVPAAALTRALEELDPAVRAALEESIRRARTVHREQRRSTHTTQVVPGGSVTEKWVPVERVGLYAPGGRSVYPSSVVMNVVPAQEAGVESIALASPAQADFGGLPHPTILAACALLGVDEVYAAGGATAVAMFAYGTQSCPPANMVTGPGNIWVAAAKRYFTGKIGIDAEAGPTEIAVLADDTADPVHVASDLISQAEHDPLAAAVLVTDSVELADAVEKELEPQVAATKHVDDRIVPALSGKQSAIVLVDGIDEGLRVVDAYGAEHLEIQTADAAAVADRVRNAGAIFIGPWAPVSLGDYAAGSNHVLPTGGCACHSSGLSVQSFLRGIHIVDYTKDALADVAHHVVTLAEAEDLPAHGAAIKARFGWKVPESK, encoded by the coding sequence GTGATCTCCCGAATCGATCTGCGTGGCGACGCCCTCCCCGAGGGCCCCGCCCTGCGCGACCTGCTGCCCCGTGCCGAGTTCGACGTACAGGCCGCCCTGGAGAAGGTGCGTCCGATCTGCGAGGACGTGCATCATCGGGGCGACGCGGCGCTGATCGACTTCGCCGAGCGGTTCGACGGGGTCAGGCTCGACCAGGTCCGGGTGCCGGCCGCCGCGCTCACGCGCGCGCTGGAGGAGCTCGACCCGGCCGTGCGCGCGGCCCTGGAGGAATCCATCCGGCGCGCCCGGACCGTCCACCGCGAGCAGCGCCGCAGCACGCACACCACTCAGGTGGTGCCCGGCGGCTCCGTGACCGAGAAGTGGGTTCCGGTCGAGCGCGTCGGGCTGTACGCGCCCGGCGGCCGGTCCGTGTATCCGTCCTCCGTCGTCATGAACGTGGTGCCCGCCCAGGAGGCCGGCGTCGAGTCCATCGCGCTCGCCTCTCCCGCCCAGGCCGACTTCGGCGGCCTGCCGCACCCGACGATCCTCGCCGCCTGCGCACTGCTCGGCGTCGACGAGGTCTACGCCGCCGGCGGTGCCACCGCCGTCGCGATGTTCGCGTACGGCACTCAGTCCTGCCCGCCCGCCAACATGGTCACCGGCCCCGGCAACATCTGGGTCGCCGCCGCCAAACGCTACTTCACGGGCAAGATCGGCATCGACGCCGAGGCCGGCCCCACCGAGATCGCGGTCCTGGCCGACGACACGGCCGACCCGGTGCACGTCGCCTCCGACCTGATCAGCCAGGCCGAGCACGACCCGCTGGCCGCCGCCGTGCTCGTCACGGACTCCGTCGAGCTCGCGGACGCCGTCGAGAAGGAGCTGGAGCCGCAGGTCGCGGCCACCAAGCACGTCGACGACCGGATCGTCCCGGCGCTGTCCGGGAAGCAGTCCGCGATCGTGCTGGTCGACGGCATCGACGAGGGTCTGAGGGTGGTCGACGCCTACGGCGCCGAGCACCTGGAGATCCAGACGGCCGACGCGGCCGCCGTGGCCGACCGCGTCAGGAACGCGGGCGCGATCTTCATCGGCCCCTGGGCCCCGGTCTCCCTCGGCGACTACGCGGCCGGCTCCAACCACGTCCTGCCCACCGGCGGCTGCGCCTGCCACTCCTCGGGCCTGTCCGTCCAGTCGTTCCTGCGCGGCATCCACATCGTCGACTACACGAAGGACGCGCTGGCCGACGTCGCGCACCACGTGGTCACGCTGGCGGAGGCGGAGGACCTGCCCGCGCACGGCGCGGCGATCAAGGCAAGGTTCGGCTGGAAGGTGCCGGAGAGCAAGTGA
- a CDS encoding oxidoreductase produces the protein MTEGAGVRAGELPDDLTAAEAGMWQAFRNGSVYDLSSGDPVVDDPHGGHPWGEERTVRARIVCWLLLDGPPALAGRVSSLKLAGVLISGSLDLAGGTVMPYVEMRQCRFEQDVLLPEARFTTVRMVDCSVPRLEAARVQTEGDLHLPRCRFHRGIRLTDAQIGTDLMLNQAIVHRDRSGRSIAADGLTVGQDLQAELLESHGELSLRAATIGVSLSLRGARLANPYERLALNAPQLTVERSLYLTPAGVGAQAMSGMTPARGTRIQRFACEGGIRLDDGRFGDAVDFERARFTLTDDQELSLRRVQTPELRFLGERPARGRVVLSGAKIVNLMDRADAWPGPGRLHMGGFSYENLVPRGPFPLAERLDWVAAATAEYNPEPYERLAAVLRAGGEDEDAREVLLAKQRRHRESLPPAAKLWGYAQDWTVAYGYRPARAAVWMAVLWAAGSLAFAQAGHPPLKRGEHPEWNPTLFTLDLLLPVIDLGQVGFWQLRGGWQWLAAAMILLGWVLATTVAAGATRLLRRN, from the coding sequence GTGACCGAGGGGGCCGGCGTGCGTGCCGGGGAGCTGCCCGACGACCTGACCGCGGCCGAGGCCGGAATGTGGCAGGCCTTTCGCAACGGCAGCGTGTACGACCTGAGCAGCGGTGACCCGGTGGTGGACGATCCGCACGGCGGCCACCCGTGGGGCGAGGAGCGGACCGTGCGGGCCCGGATCGTCTGCTGGCTGCTCCTGGACGGCCCGCCCGCCCTGGCCGGCCGGGTGTCGTCGCTGAAGCTGGCCGGCGTACTGATCAGCGGCTCGCTGGACCTCGCGGGCGGCACGGTGATGCCCTACGTCGAGATGCGCCAGTGCCGGTTCGAGCAGGACGTACTGCTGCCGGAGGCCCGCTTCACGACGGTACGGATGGTGGACTGCTCGGTGCCGCGACTGGAGGCGGCCCGGGTGCAGACGGAGGGCGATCTGCATCTGCCGCGCTGCCGCTTCCACCGCGGCATCCGGCTCACGGACGCGCAGATCGGCACGGACCTGATGCTCAACCAGGCGATCGTGCACCGGGACCGCAGCGGCCGGTCGATCGCCGCGGACGGCCTGACGGTCGGCCAGGACTTACAGGCCGAGCTGCTGGAGTCGCACGGCGAGCTGAGCCTGCGCGCCGCCACCATCGGCGTCTCCCTGAGCCTGCGCGGCGCCCGCCTGGCCAACCCCTACGAGCGGCTCGCCCTGAACGCCCCGCAGCTGACCGTCGAGCGCAGCCTGTATCTGACCCCGGCGGGTGTAGGTGCCCAGGCGATGAGCGGGATGACCCCGGCGCGCGGGACGCGGATACAGCGGTTCGCGTGCGAGGGCGGGATCCGGCTGGACGACGGGCGGTTCGGTGACGCGGTCGACTTCGAGCGGGCCAGATTCACCCTCACCGACGACCAGGAGCTGTCGCTGCGCCGGGTGCAGACGCCGGAGCTGCGGTTCCTCGGCGAGCGTCCCGCGCGCGGGCGTGTGGTGCTGTCGGGGGCGAAGATCGTCAACCTGATGGACCGGGCGGACGCCTGGCCCGGCCCGGGGCGGCTGCACATGGGCGGCTTCTCCTACGAGAACCTCGTGCCGCGCGGTCCCTTCCCGCTGGCCGAGCGGCTGGACTGGGTGGCGGCGGCGACCGCCGAGTACAACCCGGAGCCGTACGAGCGGCTCGCGGCCGTGCTGCGGGCCGGCGGGGAGGACGAGGACGCCCGCGAGGTGCTGCTCGCCAAGCAGCGCAGGCACCGGGAGAGCCTGCCGCCGGCCGCCAAGCTGTGGGGCTACGCGCAGGACTGGACGGTCGCCTACGGGTACCGGCCGGCCCGGGCCGCGGTGTGGATGGCGGTGCTGTGGGCGGCGGGCTCGCTCGCCTTCGCACAGGCCGGGCACCCGCCGCTGAAGCGCGGTGAGCATCCGGAGTGGAACCCCACGCTGTTCACGCTGGATCTGCTGCTGCCGGTCATCGACCTCGGCCAGGTGGGCTTCTGGCAGCTGCGCGGTGGCTGGCAGTGGCTGGCGGCGGCCATGATCCTGCTGGGCTGGGTCCTGGCTACGACGGTGGCGGCGGGGGCGACGCGGTTGCTGCGGCGCAACTAG
- a CDS encoding LON peptidase substrate-binding domain-containing protein, translating to MTTVRLPLFPLNSVLFPGLVLPLNVFEERYRAMMRELLKTPEDEPRRFAVVAIRDGHEVAASAPGMPDPTSLPERGPAAGFGTDPVKAFHKVGCIADAATIRERTDGSFEVLATGTTRVRLVSVEASGPFLTAELETLPEEPGDEAAPLAEGVLRSFRQYQKRLAGARERSLTTGADLPDEPGVVSYLVAAAMMLDTPTKQRLLQAPDTASRLRDELKLLRSETSIIRNLPSLPASELTRGPTSLN from the coding sequence GTGACCACCGTCCGGCTCCCCCTCTTCCCCCTGAACTCGGTGCTGTTCCCGGGGCTCGTGCTCCCGCTCAACGTCTTCGAGGAGCGGTATCGCGCCATGATGCGCGAACTGCTGAAGACGCCCGAGGACGAGCCGCGCCGGTTCGCCGTCGTGGCGATCCGCGACGGCCACGAGGTGGCCGCGAGCGCGCCCGGCATGCCCGACCCCACGTCCCTGCCCGAGCGGGGGCCCGCCGCCGGCTTCGGCACGGACCCGGTCAAGGCGTTCCACAAGGTGGGCTGTATCGCGGACGCGGCGACGATCCGGGAGCGGACCGACGGCTCCTTCGAGGTGCTGGCGACCGGCACGACCCGGGTGCGGCTGGTCTCGGTGGAGGCGTCGGGTCCCTTCCTGACGGCCGAGCTGGAGACCCTGCCGGAGGAACCCGGCGACGAGGCGGCGCCGTTGGCCGAGGGAGTGCTGCGGTCGTTCCGCCAGTACCAGAAGCGACTGGCGGGCGCGCGGGAACGGTCGCTGACGACCGGCGCCGACCTGCCCGACGAGCCAGGCGTGGTGTCCTACCTGGTGGCCGCGGCGATGATGCTGGACACGCCCACCAAGCAGCGCCTGCTCCAGGCGCCCGACACCGCCTCCCGCCTGCGCGACGAGCTGAAACTCCTTCGCTCCGAGACGTCCATCATCCGTAATCTGCCGTCGTTGCCGGCGTCGGAACTGACGCGCGGCCCGACGAGTCTCAACTGA
- the ybaK gene encoding Cys-tRNA(Pro) deacylase, which yields MAKKSKKQHQPGGTPATVALTAAGVEFTVHSYDHDPSHPSYGEEAAEAMGVSPDRVFKTLVADIDGALTVAVVPVAGQLDLKALAAAVGGKRATMADPTLAERTTGYVRGGISPLGQRKRLPTVLDASASAHSTICVSAGRRGLEVELSPEDLQKLTGAALAPIGRP from the coding sequence ATGGCGAAGAAGTCGAAGAAGCAGCACCAGCCGGGCGGTACGCCCGCGACGGTCGCCCTCACGGCGGCGGGCGTGGAGTTCACGGTCCACTCCTACGACCACGACCCCTCCCACCCCTCCTACGGCGAGGAGGCGGCCGAGGCGATGGGCGTCTCCCCGGACCGCGTCTTCAAGACCCTGGTGGCCGACATCGACGGTGCTCTGACGGTCGCGGTGGTCCCGGTGGCGGGCCAACTGGACCTGAAGGCCCTGGCAGCGGCGGTGGGCGGCAAACGCGCGACGATGGCCGACCCCACGCTGGCGGAGCGCACGACGGGCTATGTCAGGGGCGGAATCTCGCCGCTGGGCCAGCGAAAGAGGCTCCCGACGGTGCTCGATGCCTCGGCTTCAGCGCACTCGACGATCTGCGTCTCGGCGGGCCGGAGGGGTTTGGAGGTGGAGCTGTCCCCGGAGGACTTGCAGAAGCTGACGGGGGCGGCACTGGCCCCGATCGGACGCCCTTAG
- a CDS encoding AAA family ATPase, with protein sequence MTAPLNPPPPPHERSAQDAWQPPAAGPVAPGSQAEYAGHGWYGQDDGPGMKTEVREAGVVAVAVALGGVLLGVLWWWLAPHVPLVGDVVEGNWVVYLKDTEGEQAVGVDGTFTLLGLAFGVVSALVVFLLRRRGGVPLVVGMAVGGLLGAVLAWRVGVWLGPAEDVVAHAREVGRGVAFSAPLKLGAKGALLAWPLAALVLHLGLTALFGPRDPEPEFGYGPYEAPPAA encoded by the coding sequence GTGACCGCACCACTGAATCCGCCACCGCCGCCACATGAACGTTCCGCCCAGGATGCGTGGCAGCCGCCGGCCGCCGGGCCCGTGGCGCCAGGGTCTCAGGCCGAGTACGCCGGGCACGGCTGGTACGGGCAGGATGACGGGCCCGGGATGAAGACGGAAGTACGCGAGGCCGGTGTGGTCGCCGTGGCGGTGGCGCTCGGCGGGGTGCTGCTGGGTGTGCTGTGGTGGTGGCTCGCGCCGCACGTGCCGCTGGTCGGCGACGTGGTCGAGGGGAACTGGGTCGTCTACCTCAAGGACACCGAGGGGGAGCAGGCCGTCGGGGTCGACGGCACGTTCACGCTGCTCGGGCTGGCCTTCGGGGTCGTCAGCGCCCTGGTCGTGTTCCTGCTGCGGCGGCGTGGGGGTGTGCCGCTGGTGGTGGGGATGGCCGTCGGGGGGCTGCTCGGGGCGGTGCTGGCCTGGCGGGTCGGGGTGTGGCTCGGGCCTGCGGAGGATGTGGTCGCGCATGCGAGGGAAGTGGGGCGGGGAGTGGCGTTCTCCGCGCCGTTGAAGTTGGGGGCCAAGGGGGCGTTGCTGGCCTGGCCGCTCGCTGCGTTGGTGTTGCATCTCGGGCTGACGGCGTTGTTCGGGCCTCGCGATCCGGAGCCGGAGTTCGGGTACGGGCCTTATGAGGCACCGCCTGCCGCATAG
- a CDS encoding ABC transporter permease has translation MSVVPADVLPGGALAVEEPAACAAELGPRARLWPSLAAVYRAQLSRARVARIPLLFVATFQSIGIMVLMRGVVDDGAEAQAVVAGSSVLVVAFVALNLLAQYFGQLRASGGLDHYATLPVPPAAVVLGAAGAYASFTVPGTVVTAVFGCVLFGLPLSHLWILVAVIPLAGAALAGLGAALGLLAPRPELATLLGQLGMSAALLLGVLPAERMPEAVRFTRDLLPSTYGVEAFARTFGPHPDWAFVLGDLAVCAFVGVVSLAVATWAYRRAAVR, from the coding sequence GTGAGTGTCGTACCCGCCGATGTCCTGCCGGGCGGTGCCCTGGCCGTGGAGGAGCCCGCCGCGTGCGCGGCCGAGCTCGGACCTCGGGCGCGGCTGTGGCCGTCGCTGGCGGCCGTGTACCGGGCACAGCTGTCCCGGGCGCGGGTCGCGCGGATCCCGCTGCTGTTCGTGGCGACGTTCCAGTCGATCGGGATCATGGTCCTGATGCGCGGGGTCGTGGACGACGGGGCCGAGGCGCAGGCCGTCGTCGCCGGGTCGTCCGTCCTCGTGGTCGCCTTCGTCGCGCTGAACCTCCTCGCGCAGTACTTCGGGCAGCTGCGGGCCAGCGGCGGACTCGACCACTACGCGACCCTGCCGGTGCCGCCGGCGGCGGTCGTGCTGGGCGCGGCGGGCGCGTACGCGTCGTTCACCGTGCCGGGGACCGTCGTGACGGCGGTGTTCGGCTGTGTGCTGTTCGGGCTGCCACTGTCCCATCTGTGGATCCTCGTGGCCGTGATCCCGCTGGCGGGTGCCGCGCTCGCCGGGCTGGGGGCGGCGCTCGGGCTGCTCGCGCCCCGGCCCGAGCTGGCCACGCTGCTCGGGCAGTTGGGCATGTCGGCGGCGCTGCTGCTGGGCGTGCTGCCGGCCGAGCGGATGCCCGAGGCCGTGCGCTTCACGCGGGATCTGCTGCCGTCGACGTACGGGGTGGAGGCCTTCGCGCGGACGTTCGGGCCCCATCCCGACTGGGCCTTCGTGCTCGGAGACCTCGCCGTGTGCGCGTTCGTGGGCGTCGTCTCGCTGGCCGTGGCGACCTGGGCCTACCGCCGGGCGGCCGTCCGGTGA
- a CDS encoding ABC transporter ATP-binding protein has product MCAVRGLTKTYPAVRGRRGAPGTPEVRATDDVTLDIRRGEIFGLLGPNGAGKSTLVRQLTGLMRPDRGSVEILGHDIVRHPERAARILAYLGQESTALDELTVSLAAETTGRLRGLDIRRARAERDDVLDELGLAPLAGRPLKKLSGGQRRLACFAAALVGERPLLVLDEPTTGMDPVARRAVWSAVDRRRAERGTTVLLVTHNVIEAETVLDRVAVLDRGRVIACDTPTGLKEQVAGEVRVDLVWRDTAPLHVPEVAALRDRAVESGRLWTLRLGPEEARAVVATVTGGAAFAALDDFTLATPSLEDVYLALGGAVQQGLVKA; this is encoded by the coding sequence GTGTGCGCGGTGCGCGGGCTGACCAAGACCTATCCGGCGGTACGCGGCCGGCGCGGCGCGCCCGGAACACCCGAGGTCCGGGCCACGGACGACGTCACGCTGGACATCCGGCGCGGCGAGATCTTCGGCCTGCTCGGGCCGAACGGCGCCGGCAAGTCCACCCTCGTACGGCAGCTCACCGGGCTGATGCGGCCCGACCGCGGCAGCGTGGAGATCCTCGGGCACGACATCGTGCGCCACCCGGAGCGGGCCGCGCGGATCCTCGCCTACCTCGGGCAGGAGTCGACCGCCCTCGACGAGCTGACCGTGTCGCTCGCCGCCGAGACCACCGGACGGCTGCGCGGCCTGGACATACGGCGGGCGCGGGCCGAGCGGGACGACGTCCTCGACGAGCTGGGGCTCGCGCCGCTCGCCGGGCGGCCGCTGAAGAAGCTCTCCGGGGGCCAGCGGCGCCTGGCGTGCTTCGCCGCGGCGCTGGTGGGGGAGCGGCCGCTGCTCGTGCTCGACGAGCCGACCACCGGCATGGACCCGGTGGCGCGGCGGGCCGTGTGGTCCGCCGTCGACCGGCGGCGGGCCGAGCGCGGGACGACCGTGCTGCTCGTCACCCACAACGTCATCGAGGCCGAGACCGTGCTGGACCGGGTGGCCGTCCTCGACCGGGGGCGGGTGATCGCCTGCGACACGCCGACCGGGCTCAAGGAGCAGGTCGCCGGCGAGGTGCGGGTCGACCTGGTGTGGCGGGACACGGCACCGCTGCACGTCCCGGAGGTCGCCGCGCTGCGGGACCGGGCGGTGGAGTCGGGCCGCCTGTGGACGCTCCGGCTCGGACCGGAGGAGGCCCGGGCGGTCGTCGCCACCGTCACCGGAGGGGCCGCCTTCGCCGCCCTGGACGACTTCACACTGGCCACGCCGAGCCTGGAGGACGTGTACCTGGCCCTGGGCGGTGCCGTGCAGCAGGGGCTGGTGAAGGCGTGA
- a CDS encoding NYN domain-containing protein: MDRCIVLVDAGYLLGAAASLLAGEPSRSRITVDHTALIQGLRERAESDTQQPLLRIYWFDGAPDRVPQPEHRRLRVMPRVTVRLGALTRSDGRWAQKGVDAAMHAELTELARNRACSDVVLVTGDGDLLPGMMAAKEHGVAVHLWAVQAADGDYNQSEDLVAEADERRVLDRAWITKAVRAKEHTGVCAPQPAPRPEIAAILSAPLPEAALAAATERPAPQPQHPAADAGQNGAEERVPAPKGVPTPKDLAALRAPGTQAAQQPASATLRWSSDKGWVDRPTAEPPEAALMPTLAQLTTAEQRWADREEDITTVGGDPFEVGQVFARRWVERLGDQGHLQKLSGMYPRIPHRVDGELLRYAARFGLLAHKDDQIDERDRYAIRAGFWKEIGVRTGVEHAPVGD; encoded by the coding sequence GTGGACCGCTGCATCGTCCTGGTGGACGCGGGGTATCTGCTGGGGGCAGCGGCGAGTCTCCTCGCCGGGGAGCCCTCACGATCCCGGATCACCGTCGATCACACCGCCCTCATCCAGGGGCTGCGCGAACGCGCCGAGTCGGACACCCAGCAGCCGCTGCTGCGCATCTACTGGTTCGACGGCGCCCCCGACCGCGTCCCGCAGCCCGAGCACCGCAGGCTGCGCGTGATGCCCCGGGTCACCGTCCGGCTGGGCGCGCTGACCCGAAGCGACGGCCGCTGGGCGCAGAAGGGCGTGGACGCGGCGATGCACGCCGAGCTCACCGAACTGGCCCGCAACCGCGCCTGCTCCGATGTCGTCCTCGTCACCGGCGACGGCGATCTGCTGCCCGGCATGATGGCAGCGAAGGAGCACGGCGTCGCCGTCCACCTCTGGGCCGTGCAGGCCGCCGACGGCGACTACAACCAGTCCGAGGACCTGGTCGCCGAGGCCGACGAGCGGCGCGTCCTGGACCGCGCCTGGATCACCAAGGCCGTCCGCGCCAAGGAGCACACCGGCGTGTGCGCCCCGCAGCCCGCGCCCCGGCCCGAGATCGCCGCGATCCTCTCCGCCCCGCTGCCCGAGGCCGCGCTCGCCGCCGCGACCGAGCGCCCCGCCCCGCAGCCGCAGCACCCCGCGGCCGACGCCGGGCAGAACGGCGCGGAGGAACGGGTGCCCGCCCCCAAAGGCGTCCCCACACCCAAAGACCTCGCCGCCCTGCGCGCCCCCGGCACCCAGGCCGCCCAGCAGCCCGCCTCCGCCACCCTCCGCTGGTCCTCCGACAAAGGCTGGGTCGACCGGCCCACGGCCGAGCCCCCCGAGGCCGCCTTGATGCCGACGCTCGCCCAGCTGACCACGGCCGAGCAGCGGTGGGCCGACCGCGAGGAGGACATCACCACCGTCGGCGGCGACCCCTTCGAGGTCGGGCAGGTCTTCGCCCGGCGCTGGGTGGAGCGCCTCGGCGACCAGGGACACCTGCAGAAACTGTCCGGAATGTACCCGCGCATCCCGCACCGCGTCGACGGGGAGCTGCTGCGCTACGCCGCCCGCTTCGGTCTGCTGGCCCACAAGGACGACCAGATCGACGAGCGGGACCGGTACGCCATCCGGGCCGGTTTCTGGAAGGAGATCGGCGTGCGCACGGGAGTGGAGCACGCGCCCGTCGGCGATTGA